A section of the Leptolyngbya subtilissima AS-A7 genome encodes:
- a CDS encoding Rieske (2Fe-2S) protein has protein sequence MTKKKRTRSDFVLCAVAWAEGRRPHWLPKGEPLPLAGDPHADSGIPNASAPHWHISWPHVSSEALRAAPPEKQATLIITKDRVTKTEVRYLPRLRPPIPWLLDSPNTAGWWYEWAAGFEGAKLDCDRCPHQAYSLKDVPPDEHGRRQCPMHGLTFGADGEVVKLEPPAISATPAPPTPGEIAEEKALGIFCSVVELAAQLKRLEGMSASTGLNVTMPDSLNKLLQTAADVAERHERQNRKV, from the coding sequence ATGACCAAGAAAAAGAGAACCCGCTCCGACTTTGTCCTATGCGCTGTCGCTTGGGCCGAAGGTAGACGCCCCCATTGGCTCCCCAAGGGCGAACCGTTGCCGCTGGCTGGTGACCCTCACGCAGACTCGGGCATTCCTAACGCGAGCGCTCCCCACTGGCATATCAGCTGGCCCCATGTTTCCTCTGAGGCACTCAGGGCTGCACCACCTGAAAAGCAGGCAACGCTCATCATCACCAAAGACCGTGTGACCAAGACTGAGGTGCGCTACCTGCCTAGGCTGCGTCCTCCTATCCCCTGGCTGCTTGATTCTCCCAACACCGCCGGTTGGTGGTACGAATGGGCGGCAGGTTTTGAAGGCGCAAAGCTTGATTGCGATCGCTGCCCTCACCAGGCCTACAGCCTCAAAGATGTGCCCCCCGACGAGCACGGACGGAGGCAATGCCCAATGCACGGGCTAACCTTTGGCGCTGACGGGGAAGTGGTGAAATTAGAGCCACCTGCGATATCGGCAACACCAGCACCGCCGACACCCGGAGAAATAGCTGAGGAAAAAGCGCTCGGCATTTTCTGCTCTGTCGTAGAGCTGGCCGCGCAGCTAAAACGACTTGAAGGGATGTCCGCTAGTACGGGGTTAAACGTGACGATGCCTGACAGTTTGAATAAGCTTCTCCAGACTGCAGCTGATGTGGCGGAGCGGCATGAGCGACAGAATCGAAAGGTGTAA
- a CDS encoding CopG family ribbon-helix-helix protein, giving the protein MPNQNIGLRLDVELLAQVDALAEQTGQTRTAIITEAIHQRLGLPVGDSVEQRLANVEQRLSTVEQALGSAAEQRRTVAKHDPIQQNPAPPPPTTTAPKQPRQNAQQGASVQSQVSEHPEKSKGLTTGAALVLAKADLTEAQAMGANYDALMVRRYGVKAAPWLESLGWVRSGRKWWPPK; this is encoded by the coding sequence ATGCCGAACCAGAATATCGGACTGAGACTTGATGTTGAGCTGCTGGCCCAGGTTGACGCCCTCGCTGAGCAGACGGGGCAGACGCGCACCGCCATCATAACCGAGGCCATTCACCAGCGCCTCGGGCTGCCAGTCGGGGATAGTGTTGAACAGCGTTTGGCAAATGTTGAGCAACGGTTGAGCACTGTTGAGCAGGCGTTAGGCAGCGCTGCCGAACAGCGCCGAACAGTCGCCAAACATGACCCTATACAGCAGAATCCTGCACCACCGCCGCCAACTACGACCGCCCCAAAACAGCCCCGCCAGAATGCCCAGCAAGGGGCCTCAGTGCAATCGCAGGTATCAGAGCACCCTGAGAAATCGAAAGGGCTGACCACTGGGGCGGCGCTGGTCTTGGCCAAGGCCGATTTGACCGAAGCCCAGGCGATGGGGGCGAATTACGACGCGCTGATGGTTCGCAGGTATGGGGTGAAGGCCGCGCCATGGCTAGAGTCGCTGGGGTGGGTGCGATCGGGCCGGAAGTGGTGGCCACCGAAATAA
- a CDS encoding terminase small subunit — MTATAPPTKLTDKQRRFCEEYLVDFNATAAYGRAGYSGSVQAMAVSAHQLLRNPKIQAYLAEVRRVTSEAAKVTLERTIEEIAAVAFANITQVLSFTDGGVTLNDSTTLPLEVTAAIESITVNESITEGGRTVRKQVKLHNKMTALGFLANYFGINDDFNTARATLKRYGLALIEDPENPTGWSVRPYES; from the coding sequence ATGACCGCCACAGCCCCACCGACGAAGCTCACCGATAAACAACGGCGATTCTGCGAGGAATACCTCGTGGACTTCAACGCGACCGCCGCCTATGGCCGGGCGGGCTACTCTGGCAGCGTTCAGGCGATGGCGGTCAGTGCTCACCAGCTCCTAAGGAATCCTAAGATTCAGGCCTACCTGGCAGAGGTGCGGCGGGTGACCAGCGAGGCGGCCAAGGTTACCCTAGAGCGCACCATTGAGGAGATCGCGGCGGTTGCATTTGCCAACATTACTCAGGTGCTCAGCTTTACCGATGGCGGGGTAACGCTCAACGATTCCACCACGCTGCCCCTAGAAGTGACGGCGGCGATCGAGTCCATCACCGTAAACGAGTCGATCACCGAGGGCGGCCGCACGGTACGGAAGCAGGTAAAGCTCCATAACAAGATGACAGCCCTAGGATTCTTAGCCAATTACTTCGGCATCAATGACGACTTCAACACAGCTAGAGCTACCCTCAAGCGCTACGGCCTGGCCCTGATAGAAGACCCCGAAAACCCTACAGGATGGAGCGTAAGACCCTATGAAAGCTAA